The following are from one region of the Tenacibaculum dicentrarchi genome:
- a CDS encoding type II toxin-antitoxin system HigB family toxin has protein sequence MRIIAKRTLRDFWTKHSDSEQQLTAWYRETEKANWESLNELKKEYPSASILKENRVVFNIKGNNYRLIVKFNLEYQICWIRFIGTHAEYDKINANEI, from the coding sequence GTGAGAATTATTGCAAAACGAACTTTACGAGATTTCTGGACTAAACATTCAGATTCCGAACAACAATTAACAGCTTGGTACAGAGAAACCGAAAAAGCAAATTGGGAATCCTTAAACGAATTAAAAAAAGAATATCCAAGTGCTAGTATTTTGAAAGAAAATAGAGTTGTATTTAACATCAAAGGAAATAATTATAGATTAATTGTTAAATTTAATTTAGAATATCAAATTTGTTGGATAAGATTTATAGGAACTCACGCCGAATATGATAAAATAAACGCAAACGAAATTTAA
- a CDS encoding helix-turn-helix domain-containing protein, which translates to MNIRPIKNETDYLNALERLEVIFDAKKGTKKGDELEILSILIDKYENETSPIGFPDPIEAIKFRMEQMGLKQKDLAEVVGFKSRVSEILNKKRKLTLEMIRNLNLKLHIPTEVLVQDY; encoded by the coding sequence ATGAATATTAGACCAATAAAAAACGAAACAGATTACTTAAACGCACTTGAAAGACTTGAAGTCATTTTTGACGCAAAAAAAGGAACAAAAAAAGGAGATGAGTTAGAAATACTTTCAATACTAATTGACAAATACGAAAACGAAACTTCTCCAATTGGATTTCCTGACCCAATTGAGGCTATTAAATTTAGAATGGAACAAATGGGGTTGAAACAAAAAGATTTAGCAGAAGTTGTTGGGTTTAAAAGTAGAGTTAGTGAAATTTTAAATAAAAAAAGAAAATTGACATTGGAAATGATTAGAAACTTAAATTTAAAATTACACATTCCTACTGAAGTTTTAGTACAAGATTATTAA
- a CDS encoding lecithin retinol acyltransferase family protein — MNLTTFTTNYQLEETDAIVLKKSFLGMVDHYVIYMGKRENRPIFIANFQDGIKEIPYYEIQKYLNKYQPERIERFQGSYEERAIAFKRAVSRIGEKAYNYVSNNCEHFKNWVHYGENYSKQVNAVGNGAIVTGLTVGTIGLAKKNKTTAIVGASIIILGGILKKLSNN; from the coding sequence ATGAATTTAACAACATTTACAACTAATTATCAATTAGAAGAAACAGATGCGATTGTTTTAAAAAAATCTTTTTTAGGAATGGTTGACCATTATGTTATATATATGGGTAAACGAGAAAATAGACCTATTTTCATAGCAAACTTTCAAGATGGTATAAAAGAGATCCCTTACTATGAAATCCAAAAATATTTAAATAAATATCAACCTGAAAGAATTGAGCGTTTTCAAGGAAGTTACGAAGAAAGGGCAATTGCCTTTAAAAGAGCGGTCTCAAGAATTGGAGAAAAAGCATATAATTATGTAAGTAATAATTGTGAACACTTTAAAAATTGGGTTCATTATGGCGAAAATTACAGCAAACAAGTAAATGCCGTAGGAAACGGTGCTATAGTAACGGGGTTAACAGTTGGTACAATTGGTTTAGCTAAAAAAAATAAGACTACTGCTATTGTTGGCGCAAGTATTATCATCCTTGGAGGAATTTTAAAGAAACTATCTAACAATTAA